The DNA segment CGTTCCCAGGACGGCCGTAGTTTGGCACCTGGGGCGGCTCGTGGAGCCTGCGACCTATGCCATGCCCGCAATAATTACGAACAAGGGAAAACCCTTGAGAGATCACATACGATTCGACGGAATGACCTATGTCGCCCACTGTCTTACCCTCCTGAGCAGCCGCAATAGCTCTATGCAGTGACTCCAGGGTAACCATAAGCAGTGCCTCTTTCCT comes from the Acetomicrobium sp. S15 = DSM 107314 genome and includes:
- a CDS encoding M24 family metallopeptidase; amino-acid sequence: MVTLESLHRAIAAAQEGKTVGDIGHSVESYVISQGFSLVRNYCGHGIGRRLHEPPQVPNYGRPGNGVRPAVYRAQNDPLFQAVIQEGANYMLSNVQHVICLVLECCRKE